AAGGTCAATGCGCACAATGTCGCCAACCCGTCCGACACGCGCGAGAAAATGGGTATTCCCGACCGGCTCGGTTCATGCCACACCGCGGTCGTCGGCGGCTATGCGCTCGAGGGACACGTACCTGCCGCCGAGATCAAGCGCCTCCTCACTGAGAAGCCCAAGGCGAAAGGTTTGGCTGTGCCTGCCATGCCGCCCGGCTCCCCGGGGATGGAGGGGCTGACGCACATGCCGTACGATGTGCTGCTGGTCCGCAATGACGGGAGTACAGTAGTCTACAAGCACTACAAGTAAGCAATCGAATCAATCTCGCCATTCTTCAAGCGTTCAGGTGAAGCCTTTCGCAACAGGGAGCGAGCGAAGTGCCAATTTTCTGCTTGCCTCAAGCACAGGACCGAGGCCGCAATCGTTCCTGACACTGGCGAGCACG
This window of the Massilia sp. WG5 genome carries:
- a CDS encoding DUF411 domain-containing protein, yielding MFNKATKKLVFGAFLIFPMLASAATQAVEVYKTATCGCCEEWVKHLQAKGFKVNAHNVANPSDTREKMGIPDRLGSCHTAVVGGYALEGHVPAAEIKRLLTEKPKAKGLAVPAMPPGSPGMEGLTHMPYDVLLVRNDGSTVVYKHYK